Proteins from a genomic interval of Streptomyces sp. NBC_01445:
- a CDS encoding DUF1203 domain-containing protein, giving the protein MTTYTAQPIAPATLKELRDTDDAGRPCVAFTATDDAAVGSPLRCCLRSVEPGERIALVSYAPLRRWSEATGAHPGAYDEQGPVFIHADDCEGPAPDAGGYPFDRPGALRTVRRYNAEGHIVGGRLLEIPQDATAGFDAAFVEAFGDPHVALVHVRALEYGCFQFEVRRPQS; this is encoded by the coding sequence ATGACCACGTACACGGCACAGCCCATCGCACCGGCCACCCTCAAGGAACTGCGGGACACCGACGACGCGGGCCGCCCCTGCGTCGCGTTCACCGCCACCGACGACGCGGCCGTCGGGTCCCCGCTGCGCTGCTGTCTGCGCTCCGTCGAGCCCGGCGAGCGGATCGCGCTCGTCTCGTACGCCCCGCTGCGGCGCTGGAGCGAGGCCACGGGCGCGCACCCGGGCGCGTACGACGAGCAGGGACCGGTCTTCATCCACGCCGACGACTGCGAAGGGCCGGCGCCGGACGCCGGCGGCTACCCCTTCGACCGGCCCGGCGCCCTGCGCACCGTGCGCCGCTACAACGCCGAGGGGCACATCGTCGGCGGGCGCCTCCTGGAGATCCCGCAGGATGCGACCGCCGGGTTCGACGCGGCGTTCGTCGAGGCGTTCGGCGACCCGCACGTGGCGCTCGTCCACGTGCGGGCCCTGGAGTACGGCTGCTTCCAGTTCGAGGTGCGCAGGCCGCAGTCGTAG
- a CDS encoding aspartate-semialdehyde dehydrogenase, with protein MKVGIVGATGQVGTVVRKILVERDFPVDKLRLFASARSAGTVIDGVTVEDASTADYTDLDIVIFSAGGSTSKALAEKVAAQGAVVIDNSSAWRKDPEVPLVVSEVNPHAIANRPKGIIANPNCTTMAAMPVLRPLHEEAGLEALVVATYQAVSGSGLAGVAELHGQAQKVVAEADKLTHDGSAVEFPEPQVYKRPIAFNVLPLAGAIVDDGLNETDEEQKLRNESRKILEIPGLKVSGTCVRVPVFSGHSLQINARFARPLSVERATELLSGAPGVELSDIPTPLQAAGQDASYVGRIRGDETVENGLSLFVSNDNLRKGAALNAVQIAELVAAELKG; from the coding sequence GTGAAGGTCGGAATCGTCGGAGCCACCGGTCAGGTCGGCACGGTCGTGCGCAAGATCCTCGTCGAGCGGGACTTCCCGGTCGACAAGCTGCGCCTGTTCGCCTCGGCCCGCTCGGCCGGGACGGTCATCGACGGTGTGACGGTGGAGGACGCCTCGACGGCCGACTACACGGACCTCGACATCGTCATCTTCTCCGCGGGCGGCAGCACCTCCAAGGCGCTCGCCGAGAAGGTCGCGGCCCAGGGCGCGGTCGTGATCGACAACTCGTCGGCCTGGCGCAAGGACCCCGAGGTCCCCCTGGTCGTCTCCGAGGTCAACCCGCACGCGATCGCGAACCGCCCCAAGGGCATCATCGCCAACCCGAACTGCACGACGATGGCCGCGATGCCGGTCCTGCGTCCGCTGCACGAGGAGGCCGGCCTCGAAGCGCTGGTCGTCGCCACCTACCAGGCGGTCTCCGGCTCCGGTCTCGCGGGCGTCGCCGAGCTGCACGGCCAGGCGCAGAAGGTCGTCGCCGAGGCGGACAAGCTCACGCACGACGGCTCCGCCGTCGAGTTCCCCGAGCCCCAGGTCTACAAGCGCCCCATCGCGTTCAACGTGCTGCCGCTGGCCGGCGCCATCGTCGACGACGGTCTGAACGAGACGGACGAGGAGCAGAAGCTCCGCAACGAGTCCCGCAAGATCCTCGAGATCCCGGGCCTCAAGGTCTCCGGCACCTGCGTGCGCGTGCCGGTCTTCTCCGGGCACTCGCTGCAGATCAACGCCCGCTTCGCCCGTCCCCTGTCCGTCGAGCGCGCCACGGAGCTCTTGTCCGGCGCCCCCGGCGTCGAGCTCTCCGACATCCCGACGCCGCTCCAGGCCGCGGGCCAGGACGCCTCGTACGTGGGCCGCATCCGCGGTGACGAGACCGTGGAGAACGGTCTGTCGCTGTTCGTCTCGAACGACAACCTCCGCAAGGGCGCCGCACTGAACGCGGTGCAGATCGCGGAGCTGGTGGCGGCCGAGCTCAAGGGCTGA
- a CDS encoding sigma-70 family RNA polymerase sigma factor produces MLRSRTRRAEAADPLDAAQEDRVRAVLSLGGVPHGDLQDGVQQVRLRLLERAARGDEAPRDVSAWAAVVASNLAMDWHRARRRQERLGERLASLRQEQRAEDGAESRVLSLAVAQGLDELPDTQRQVVVLRFYADLPVRAIAEELGIPEGTVKSRLHTAVRMLRARLREGEVV; encoded by the coding sequence TTGCTGCGCAGTAGAACGCGCCGCGCGGAGGCGGCCGATCCGCTGGATGCCGCGCAGGAGGACCGGGTGCGGGCCGTCCTGTCGCTGGGCGGGGTACCGCACGGCGACCTTCAGGACGGCGTGCAGCAGGTGCGCCTGCGGCTGCTGGAACGGGCCGCGCGGGGTGACGAGGCGCCGCGCGACGTGTCGGCGTGGGCCGCCGTCGTCGCCTCGAACCTCGCGATGGACTGGCACCGGGCCCGCCGCCGCCAGGAACGGCTCGGCGAGCGCCTCGCCTCCCTGCGCCAGGAGCAGCGCGCGGAGGACGGCGCCGAGTCGCGGGTCCTCTCGCTGGCCGTGGCGCAGGGACTGGACGAGCTGCCGGACACCCAGCGCCAGGTCGTCGTCCTGCGGTTCTACGCGGATCTCCCGGTGCGGGCGATAGCCGAGGAGCTGGGCATCCCGGAGGGCACGGTCAAGAGCAGGCTGCACACGGCGGTACGGATGCTGCGGGCGCGGCTGCGCGAAGGGGAGGTGGTGTGA